A genome region from Geminicoccus roseus DSM 18922 includes the following:
- a CDS encoding FMN-dependent NADH-azoreductase has translation MKLLHVDSSILGAASVSRTLSVGIVEKLARTIPGLEITYRDLAAEPVPHLSGAYLAAGSTAPSAHEPALQHDLALSEAVLEEFLAADIVVIGAPMYNFTISTQLKAWIDRLAVAGRTFRYTENGPEGLAGGKRIVVASSRGGFYGAGTALAAIDHQEPYLKTIFGFFGITDIEYVRAEGVATGEAQRTKALDDAREVITLLQAA, from the coding sequence ATGAAGCTCCTGCACGTCGATTCCAGCATCCTCGGCGCCGCCTCGGTGAGCCGTACCCTGTCGGTAGGGATCGTCGAGAAGCTGGCCCGCACCATCCCGGGCCTGGAGATCACCTATCGCGATCTCGCCGCTGAGCCGGTGCCGCATCTGTCCGGCGCCTATCTGGCCGCGGGCAGCACGGCGCCCAGCGCGCACGAGCCGGCCCTGCAGCACGACCTTGCACTGAGCGAGGCGGTGCTGGAGGAGTTCCTGGCCGCGGACATCGTGGTCATCGGCGCGCCCATGTACAATTTCACCATCAGCACCCAGCTCAAGGCCTGGATCGACCGCCTGGCCGTCGCGGGGCGCACCTTCCGCTACACCGAGAACGGGCCCGAGGGCCTGGCCGGCGGCAAGCGGATCGTGGTCGCGTCCAGCCGGGGCGGCTTCTATGGCGCCGGCACCGCGCTGGCGGCGATCGACCATCAGGAGCCCTACCTGAAGACCATCTTCGGCTTCTTCGGCATCACCGACATCGAGTATGTCCGCGCTGAGGGCGTGGCCACGGGCGAGGCGCAGCGCACCAAGGCGCTGGACGACGCCCGCGAGGTGATCACCCTGTTGCAGGCGGCCTGA
- a CDS encoding HAD family hydrolase — translation MEDARFAAEAVVWDVDGTLIDSEPLHERVFYATCRRHGVDLSDLDAGVFVGVHQYDVWEAVAHRFPPHVDRDAWLADLDAEYLADQGSLAAMPDALAVVQALDAAGIRQACASNSGAAVVAANLATLGILPYLAATVTLDDVANGKPAPDPYARACMLLGVSPERAVAVEDSITGLMAARAAGLRTIGFAANPHIAGKPEFRALADRLIQRLDELPALVATAPAA, via the coding sequence ATGGAAGACGCGCGTTTTGCCGCCGAGGCGGTGGTGTGGGACGTGGACGGCACGCTGATCGACAGCGAGCCGCTCCACGAGCGGGTCTTCTACGCGACCTGCCGGCGGCACGGCGTCGACTTGTCGGACCTGGACGCCGGCGTGTTCGTCGGCGTGCACCAGTATGATGTGTGGGAGGCGGTGGCCCATCGCTTCCCACCGCATGTCGACCGGGATGCCTGGCTGGCCGACCTGGATGCCGAGTATCTGGCCGACCAGGGCAGCCTGGCCGCGATGCCGGATGCCCTGGCGGTGGTGCAGGCCCTGGATGCCGCCGGCATCAGGCAGGCCTGCGCCTCCAACTCGGGCGCCGCCGTGGTCGCCGCGAACCTGGCCACGCTGGGCATCCTGCCCTACCTGGCCGCAACGGTGACTTTGGACGACGTGGCCAACGGCAAGCCCGCCCCCGATCCCTATGCGCGGGCCTGCATGCTGCTCGGCGTGTCGCCGGAACGGGCCGTTGCCGTGGAGGACAGCATCACCGGGCTGATGGCCGCCAGAGCCGCCGGGCTGCGCACGATCGGCTTTGCCGCCAACCCCCACATCGCCGGCAAGCCCGAGTTCCGGGCGCTTGCCGACCGGTTGATCCAGCGCCTGGACGAACTCCCGGCGCTGGTGGCGACCGCGCCCGCCGCCTGA
- a CDS encoding BtpA/SgcQ family protein, whose amino-acid sequence MVFDLLQERKKLVIAMVHIGALPGTSLYDEKGGMAKLVEGVLADIRALQEGGVDAVMFGNENDRPYSLKAPLASAVAMSSIISTVKPELKVPFGVNYLWDPTASVEIAVATGAAFVREIFTGVYASDMGIWEPDCKSAFLARRNLGRPDLKLFFNINAEFADSLDKRPIELRAKSAVFSSLADAILVSGAITGQEADQTELRKVREALPDTPVFANTGVRIDNVEQTMKLADGCIIGTHFKVDGNTWNPVDKERVRRFMDKVGTLR is encoded by the coding sequence ATCGTGTTCGATCTGTTGCAGGAGCGGAAGAAGCTCGTCATCGCCATGGTGCATATCGGCGCGCTGCCGGGCACCTCGCTCTATGACGAGAAGGGCGGGATGGCCAAGCTGGTCGAGGGCGTCCTCGCCGACATCCGCGCGCTGCAGGAAGGCGGCGTGGATGCCGTGATGTTCGGCAACGAGAACGACCGGCCCTACTCGCTCAAGGCGCCGCTGGCCTCTGCCGTGGCCATGAGCTCGATCATCTCGACGGTGAAGCCCGAGCTGAAGGTGCCGTTCGGGGTCAACTATCTGTGGGATCCGACCGCCAGCGTCGAGATCGCGGTCGCCACCGGCGCTGCCTTCGTGCGCGAGATCTTCACCGGCGTGTACGCTTCCGACATGGGCATCTGGGAGCCGGACTGCAAAAGCGCCTTCCTGGCGCGCCGCAATCTCGGACGGCCGGACCTGAAACTGTTCTTCAACATCAACGCCGAGTTCGCCGATTCGCTCGACAAGCGCCCGATCGAGCTGCGCGCCAAGAGTGCCGTGTTCTCCTCGCTCGCCGACGCGATCCTGGTGTCCGGCGCCATCACCGGCCAGGAAGCCGACCAGACCGAGCTGCGCAAGGTCCGCGAGGCGCTGCCGGACACGCCGGTGTTCGCCAATACCGGCGTGCGCATCGACAATGTCGAGCAGACCATGAAGCTGGCCGACGGCTGCATCATCGGCACGCATTTCAAGGTCGACGGCAATACCTGGAACCCGGTCGACAAGGAACGGGTACGCCGGTTCATGGACAAGGTCGGCACGCTGCGCTGA
- a CDS encoding DeoR/GlpR family DNA-binding transcription regulator: MDGEAGRSTNTNMPPLTPEGEGRRGVAVIAAARRRALHAAITERGEISVSDIAKEFGISEMTVRRDLDSLQQSGAIERSHGGAVLARPAAAPAEPSFAARRNVRAKAKQAVARAAAALIGERDVVGLDVGSTVAYLAAEIGSRTGLSIVTNSLQAVAALTRHPVMSDVYVVGGYLRSREGSLCGAITQRQLADHWLNKAFVGVAGITPEGMFDYSVEEVQVTLGYIRRATEVIVLCDSSKFGRRSFARVAGLETISTLVTDRMPPPEIEEPLRRHGVKIVIAEGDQEVDG; this comes from the coding sequence ATGGACGGCGAGGCTGGACGCTCGACCAACACCAACATGCCGCCGCTTACCCCGGAGGGAGAAGGACGGCGGGGCGTCGCGGTGATCGCGGCAGCCCGTCGGCGCGCGCTGCATGCGGCGATCACCGAGCGGGGCGAGATCTCGGTATCCGACATCGCCAAGGAGTTCGGCATCTCGGAGATGACCGTCCGGCGCGACCTGGATTCCTTGCAGCAAAGCGGGGCCATCGAGCGCTCCCATGGTGGCGCGGTCCTGGCCCGGCCGGCCGCGGCGCCGGCAGAGCCCTCCTTCGCCGCCCGCCGCAATGTCCGTGCCAAGGCCAAGCAGGCCGTGGCGCGCGCCGCGGCGGCGCTGATCGGCGAGCGCGACGTGGTCGGCCTCGATGTCGGCTCGACCGTCGCCTATCTGGCGGCCGAGATCGGCTCGCGCACCGGGCTCAGCATCGTCACCAACAGTTTGCAGGCAGTGGCCGCCCTCACCCGGCACCCGGTGATGTCGGACGTCTATGTGGTGGGCGGCTATCTCCGCTCGCGGGAAGGCTCGCTGTGCGGGGCCATCACCCAGCGGCAGCTGGCCGACCACTGGCTGAACAAGGCGTTCGTCGGCGTGGCCGGGATCACGCCCGAGGGCATGTTCGACTACTCGGTGGAAGAGGTCCAGGTGACGCTCGGCTACATCCGCCGGGCCACGGAAGTGATCGTGCTCTGCGACAGCAGCAAGTTCGGCCGGCGCAGCTTCGCGCGGGTGGCCGGCCTGGAGACGATCTCCACCCTGGTCACCGACCGGATGCCGCCGCCGGAGATCGAGGAGCCGCTGCGGCGCCACGGGGTCAAGATCGTCATCGCCGAGGGCGATCAGGAAGTCGACGGCTGA